The nucleotide window GGCCTTTTGGACTCCTCCTCAGCCATTTCTTCATAATTTCTGTACAATCTTTTCTCTTCTATTTTTAACTCTTTTCCTGTTGCCAAAGTGTTTTTGAAGTTTCTGGAAAAACTTCCACAGACTAATTCTGCCTTCCCGTGTAGATTTATAGCTTTTCTGTGGACTATACCTATTTGAGAGTCTTTACTTCCACCTACCATTCCATAAGTCAATCTTTTGAACATATTTTATCCTCCTCCTATTGAGTTTTATACTATCTTTGGAAACTCTAACCTTTCTTTAGCGCCCTTTCACCCACACACCTCCATTTTTCGAACTTTCTACACATTTTTCAATAAACCTCATCCCTCTTAATCCCGCGTTTACACTTTGAAAATGGGCATTGTCGTTGGTTATAATTTCACCGTTCTTTTTACTTACTAAATCGGTAATAAATGTGGAATAAGTATTTTTGAAACCTATGTTTGTTCCAGAAATTTCATCAACATTTTGAATTATCTCTTCTTCGTGGTCTTCATGCAAAATTGTTAATTTGTTTGCCTGCTTAAAACTCCATTTCAGTGTAGCTTCTGAACCATACACAGAAAGGTTGAAATTGTTGTTCTCTCCAACAGCAATTTGAGACATGAAAAGTAACCCTTTACTTTTATCTTTGAAATTTATCATCACGGTGGAATTATCTTCCAATTTTCTCGATTCAACAAAAGTATCAAGACGAGCACATAAACTATCGATTTCTTTTCCAATAAGATATGAAACCATGTTTTCCACATGACTGCCTATGTCGGCGGTAGTATTAGCCAAACCACTTTGGTTTGGATCCAATCTCCATTGAGCTTGTTTATTT belongs to Petrotoga sibirica DSM 13575 and includes:
- a CDS encoding Gfo/Idh/MocA family protein; the encoded protein is MSKRITYGMVGGSIDSMIGEAHRNAILLDGRASIVSGCFSRDYKKTLKTGKKWDIKKDRLYENYFEMAEEESKKKNKIDFVVIATPNSSHYEIAKAFLEKGINVVCDKPLTTRVKEAEELKQLADDNDLLLCVTYSYVGYPVISLARHKIEKGELGEIRFVNVQYIQGWLAKKIEDENKQAQWRLDPNQSGLANTTADIGSHVENMVSYLIGKEIDSLCARLDTFVESRKLEDNSTVMINFKDKSKGLLFMSQIAVGENNNFNLSVYGSEATLKWSFKQANKLTILHEDHEEEIIQNVDEISGTNIGFKNTYSTFITDLVSKKNGEIITNDNAHFQSVNAGLRGMRFIEKCVESSKNGGVWVKGR